A segment of the Trifolium pratense cultivar HEN17-A07 linkage group LG7, ARS_RC_1.1, whole genome shotgun sequence genome:
ATCGCTTCTGCCTGTACTTGCTTTGTGGTACCATTCGATAACAGCTTCTGGACAATGCTCAGGTTCGATGTTGATATCAGGTGCTGAACGACCCATGCATGTCAAAAAACTTATACCAATCTGCACAAAAACATAATTTCGTTAGGAACCAACAAACCTAACCATAGAAATATTTTCTCAATAGAAATATAATTTAAGCGATTACAGGGTTAAATACACACCAACTTAATTTCAATATAATGAAATATAATACATTAATCATAAGCAAGTCTATAATACATAACAGAAAAAACTTACATGAAGGAAGAAGCTACGTGAGGAACAAGCCAAAGATATGCCGTCACAAATAGAGGGAGTACTACTATACAGGTTATATATACATAGTTAATTTGAAACAACAAAACCTATAAAAACGGGAAAAACTTTTATCTCTATCtttataataaagttttttttttttaatatgtgaaaagatttgatttttttataatatttggaaaacatatttttttatttatgatattgAGAAAAGATATGTTACAGATTCTCACGGAGTGCATTctctaatattatttattttttcaaaactctaatattatattaaatttgttttactattatttttatagaaaaatctATCATACTAACACTAGTTTAAAACTCGTGCTAGCAAACACCTAAAGATTGTTTTCTATCTTGTGTTCATGTCAAACTTAACTTTCATGTCTTGaacaattttaccaaacaaaacatGCAACATAACATGTTGGGATTTAAAGGGGACGATGTCCTTAATAGTAAAACTGCTAAAGTCAAAATCAGAAATCATTCCATGAAGATATCCAAAgcactaaaaataataattttgaatattagTTAATTCACACTCTTGATTTTATCTCATTCTCATGACTTAAATATGACTATAGTCAATGCATTTGAATAGTTAATAACACTAACATACTCATCAATATATTTGCAAGGAACTAATAAGACCAACAACTATATACACAACGCATCACATGAGAATGAAAATTATATATCGTTGAAATACAAAGTATTATGTTAACCTCTATTATCTTTTTATGGAACTCTTATTACATTTATGTATCTATCATTTATCAaattacttattatatttaaaaaatcacataaatttcataagattatattttatcaaaatattacTTAGATTTTGATCATCTAAAGTGAGTAAAGTGTAAAGTGAGAAAATCAAAGGTTGTCATTGTAACAATCCCGTGATTTATTCACATTACACTCTAAGGTAAATCAGTCACTTTAGAGGGGCTGAATCCAATTACTTATATGTTTTGTGATATCTCACTTGTTTTCGTTCgtatcttttgtatttttttctttcttttttcatatGTGCATAAACACTAGTACTAAAAATTTGCAACGTGATTAAAGCtaataaagataaattattaaatttggtgataattgattttattcaatatttaaaattgtcattatattttattttatttttgacgaattttgtcattatattaagatagaaaatttatttataattaaatattataaaaaattgttatataacattattaattaagtggaattattgcattttttcttgtaaacttacttattcaattttttatatttcaatgacAAATAATGGTCACCTGTCTAAttaataaaaacttaaaaattttattagaaatatttagggtttgtttggttcaaagtAAATGGAGAAGGGAgggaatatttttaattatttgtatttgaATCAATTTTTAGGAGGGAAGGGGAGAGCAAAACCCCTCCTAAACCCCTTTTTTGGttccccaaattggggggatttgaagggaaggggaggaaaaaaatattcatcttcaaaaaatgagataaaTTCAAATCAACTAATTATTTTTCACAAATGACCATGATTTCTCGGCAATCTTCTATTTCTAAAATCATTTTCCGTTAATCAAAGAGGTCCTCTGGCAACCTCGCGGCTATTGGTATCAATGGTTGGGAGAGGTCCTCTGGCAACCTCGCAGCTATTGGTATCAAAGGTTGGGAGAATTTTTCGAAACAATAGATCTGAACACTTAGGTACTAACTAACAACATTGCTACGTTCTTACTTAAAATATACTAGAAAGAGCGGTTCAGTATATAATTGAAAGCGACAGATAGTAAAAGGAGTTAGAAAGAGacataaaatgtatttttaatgAGGAATAAAATAGAGGTAGTATAGTTCATATAGTAGTATACTTAATAATATGATATACTAGTATTATCATATTACACGAATCTACTTAACAATTTGATCAAGTCAAACAAAATGCCGGCAGACACAATAAATACATGTCCAAATGAATAGTAGAATCCCCAAATAAAGCAttacattatatttttgttccaAACTTATGTCTTATGTCTCATCCATATTCACTGAATAATGGCCGAAGTTCCTGCCCTGTTCATTTGACAAAAAGGAATCCAGTCAAATTAAATGAGCAAAGCTTAAGCAACTCAAGCAAAAGTAGCAAGAGCAAGGGTACAAACGCAACTGTATTTCATATGTGGCATATTTTACTTATGTTATATTGCAGATAAGGTTTTcgaaatatttatattttgaattgtaCGTATAAAGTTTAAAATGAAGGTGAAACTGaaagtagagctgtcaaaacgggcggcaCGGCCGATTTTGGgccggcccggtcgggcttcgtcgggctgggctaaaaagcccggataaaaaacgggctaccaaaattagtgcccgagcccggtACGGGTTGTCGGGCCGGGCcggtttattttaaatttttttttatttctagtgCTCAAACTCGACATtataaataggattaataattctcgcacgccttatttttactcatccgctacttacgagtttctcgcgcccaaTTTtgacgcatccgctacttacgagtgtctcacgcgtcatatttttacttatcCGCTATCTACGAATTTTTCGCGcgccttatttttactcatccgctacctacaaGTTTCTCGCACCCAATTTtgacgcatccgctacttacgagtttctcgcgcgtcatatttttactcatccgctacgtacgagtttctcgcgcgccctatttttatcgGGCCGGGttaaaaagcccggaaataattcgggctaggattttcaaggcccgagcccgggaaaaaatcgggcttggcgggccggcccattcgggctagcccgttttgacagctctaaccGAAAGTTCTTTAATATGGTAAGAATGTTCTCCTAAAAGATATAGTAGTAAGAATGCTAACCTCAGATAATACCCTCTGCTTATTAAGTAATTGGGTCCTAGCCTTGTTCAAAACCGAATTTGGTGACCTGAACAACCTCTGCACGTAAAAGAATGGGTAGATCAGTAGATAACAAGTGAAAGAAGAAAATCCGGTTAAAGTCCTCGATGAAATCACGATATTGTATAGCACAACTACCAGCACAAACTCACCTTTTCACCACCAGACATTCTATGTTCACCATTGCCAAGATACTTTTTCTTGGGGGAGAAACCAAAGACATCATGCAGGAACTCATTGTCCTAATACCACGgaggaaaaaaatcaaaaaaaggcAAAAACAAACTCAACTGCTGCAAGCTTTTGACAACTAgatccaaaaaagaaaaatgcaaCAAAAATCCAACCTGCATATGTTTAATGAATCCTCCTCCAAGGAAATGCTTGATGAAATTCAGCTGCAATAACAAATATGTCAAAACGCAATTTCGCCTGTGtgaataaaaaacaaatgagAGAATGAAAGAAAAACCTGTATCATTTGGGACCACGACGATGTCTGTAGAGAATCACCACCAATCTTCATTGAAATTTCAGGGGCATAACCATCCTAGTATGATAATAAAAGATCAGTACAGAAGccttctgattctgattcatggGTGCTATATCTTCTATTCTCAAATAATAGTAACAGGGGGGAAAGACGAAGAGTACCACTAACATACCTCAAAAAAATCCAAGATATCTCTAAATAGGTTCCTCTGACTATTGAGATCTTTCTTGGCAGAACCTTTTCCACCAGCCTCTGCAGAAAGATTTTTGCACTGGTTTATCACTTTTCCTTTCAATCCTTGTAAAAATATGTAACTTTCTTGTGGTTTGCTCGCTTCTTGAGGTACATCATTTACATTCTTAGCCTCCGTAGAAAATTTATCTATAACTCCAATTTCAAAAATGAGAGCCAGTGCTTCACCAGCAGCAATTCTTACTGACCTGTCTTCTTTATCTAGAAGACTGGATAAATAAGTTATTGAACTGCAAAGAAAGTAAAATCAATAAGCTGGAACCAAAGGCCAAGACATATAACTATAcaaggaataaaataaaattatagatagGGGTAAATATTATCTACAAATAGATTTTCAAAAATGAACGCATGGACTCCCTCCCTTGGTAACCAATTTTCACCAGTCTAGATCTAGAGTTACCTCATCTATGGACTGCAAAATAATTAAGTGATTTAAAGTAATGGTCCTACATCATCTAAGGCATTGACAAACAAAATAACTTGACTGTAGAAAACCTCTTACAGGATGCATGAATGGACATTGGCACTAATCTAGAGCAGAATGAAATCAAAAtgcaaacaaaataataaacagTGCTTGCCTTTGCCAATTTTTTGAATTCAGCTTCAAATTTCCCGCAGTGGAGAGGAGAAAAGACCATGCAGATACCACTGCAGTTATTAATTGAGCAGACGGTTTGACCGCAACTACCTAAAGAGTGAACAATTTGAAGCAGTAAATAAAGGGAAGACAAATGGGCACATAGAATTATAAagagaaacttttttttaagaatgaAAATAGCACATTAATCAGATGAAAAATACTGTGGTGATTAGAAAATAAAGTAACTAGGATATAACAGATCCATACATTGGAACCTAATTTAGGATGGATCACTCGCCACATTATGTCCATTGATCGCTCTGTTTCTTCTTGATCATTCCCACCAACAAACGTGATTATAGCCAAGCAGTCCAGCAACTTCACACACAAATAGCATTAATaagataaaaattcataaaaggCGGACAGGAAAAAATGAATACAATACGATATTTCTAAACTCCTCACTGATGGTGCCTTCATAACATCTGTAGTTCTAGCAAGAGATTCATCCAAATGAGTAATACATTCTTCAAAAATCTCGCGTGCATTATCACTACATCCAACTGTCAAAGTCAAGCAACCTGCGATGTAATGCaatgaaattcaacatttaattaaCAAAGACAATATATAGATTATAAAACAAACCATAAGCTAGTCAAAATCTTACCAATGGCATGACATGCCAGAGTTATCTCCTTTGCAGATGCCTTCTTGGATCCCTTTTTTATTGAAGCAAGACACTGATGTAACATAGTAGCAAATCTGATAAAAGAAAGCACATCATGGTTACAATAATCATCActctaaaatataaacaatcaGTTGAAATTGCCGGTTATTCTAAAAATTATGCCAGCAAAAATTAAGACCCTAGAAAAACAATGATCATAAATTCACAATTGAAATGCATATAAACATATATCATTGAATTGATAGTACTCATTTACAAGATGAGTCTCCAGTCTCATATATAAGTAACAATTcgtttttttagattcattgagtaACTACTAACTAATATATCTGGTCTAAtataacccacttgggttggtgcattggtattggcttgggacctgggagtgtgctgggagtgtgctcctcttgaggtgtgaggtttgattctctctggtgccaatttgggtgggctattttagcttcttcaaaaaaaaaaaaatatctagtCTAATACATAAATTATTCCATGAATCTACACATTAAACAGTTGTCTATATATGagaccggagagagtatatgCTCAAGAGATTAAATAAAAGCTTACTTCTTTTCTACAAACTGATGTTGCATATTGCTCTTGAAGGCGTCAATTATGGCCGAAAAAGCGTTTTCCCTAGTAGAACCCCTTCAtaaattcaacaacaacaacaacaaaaattaatttagctCCTTCCACCTTTCAATGTtcagatttaatttaatttaatgataatTGAAAGTTAAGTACCTTTTTTCATCTAATGCATCGAGAGCTTGATCAAGTACAGATTCTTGATCAAATTGAACATCTTCGGTACCAGACACAGACATAAGATCAGATCGAGCAGTTGAAGATGAAGTAACGCTACTATCATCATCGCTATCGAACATCGCAGCAGCTTTAGTTCTCGAATTacctaaacaaaacaaacataatcGATCATCAATAAgaagaaaccctaaaatcaattaaaaaagcTTCAATTTCATTCAATTAATTAAAGTGAGTTAGAAACCCTAGAAACTTACGTTTTCCCATTGTAACAGCTCTTTGTAACGGCTCTTTCTGGTTAGGTTATTTGTGTTAATAGATTAATACTATTGTTAGAATAATGAATGAGAATTTGTTGAAATCAAAGATGAACAAAAATAAGGTTTACAAGGACGAAAATAAACGGAATTGAAGGGTATAGAAATTGAGAAGAATAACGATATAACTGATTTTGATTCGGTTGATGAATAATCCATTCAAGAAATTCTACGTTTATGAGTTTGGAATTGGAACGCTACTGAAAGGGAATTAGAATTGGGATGAAGAATTTGGgatatgtttttgtttgttttatctAAATCGGTCTTAACCTTGAATAACGAAGAACCACACGGcgagggtttttttttcttcttaatttaatgtttaattaattaatgttttgctatttatttatttatcgtGGACCAAAATAAAGGGGATATTACAATTTGGGTAGTGAGAATATTCGGTGGGTGTGTGTGGTTTTGTTTTGCGTGGCGTGTTTTGAGACGTTGATTGGTAACTTTTTTAAGTCGACATAGTGACACGTGGCTTTTGTCGACATGTTTTGGTTGCTTACGCGGATGCGTGAAACACGTGACGTGACAAAGTTGTGTACTTGTGCTTTACTGTTTCGTCGTTGAAATCCTGCGTTTCAACCTTCTAGGAAGTACTAGTACTATGAACTAGGAaggtgttttttctttttttgggtaaGAGTTTTCGTTTTTTAGTTTAGAATAACATAGGGATTacgatttttttataaaattacaaattgATTTATCAATAATAATGGAGCAATATTAACATTTGAGATTACAACTCGCTTTTAGTCGatagttgattttattttaattagagtcGACTTAATTTTGTGGTGCTCCATTTCAAATTCAATGAATGGAGGGCGTTTGTACTTAAGGTGTAACTTCCTTGACCGTTAAGGAGGGGAATGTGCTATTGGGCCTTTGAGCGATTTAGGTCGAGTTCGGCACATGGGAGGTGATACTTCAGgcaattttaaaaacttttttttttacaagaaaacatGATCAAAAAATAATAACGAAGTACTAAAGTAATAACAATATGTAGTTTTCTGAGGTGTATAATCGATTTAGATCGGACTCATTTTTAGTTAAATAGTTGTCTCTATTAGGTTAGTTAACTATTAATATGATCCTTTGTAGCTTCTTAAAAGAAATAACTATTTGTCTCTATTCTTTGGAAAAAAAACTCTTTGtctttaattttgtcatttattttattttttactatgtttaactagtgtccTGAGTatactgtttagcatgaccctttattaaaataaataaattcatggcttttatttttttggacgAAAACTCATGTGATTGTGAGCTAAAACTCAAAATGGTAACCCGCTAAGAATGGGCCTTATTTTTTATCGCAGTCCATGGTCTGACTAAAtggaaaattgctttttaggccaCCCTATATTACTCTTAGGCCCCTTATCTTGACCATTTTGCCACAGCTGCTAATTTGGAACTTGTAATACGAATTTATATAACTTCGTATTGTAACTCACGAAGTAACATGACATAACAAAAAAGCTATTTATGGTTCACGATTGCACAAACGTTTCAGACCTTTCGTTTCGCAGATTATGAAGGAAGGCAATTTCGTTTCGCAGCTTACGAAGGAAGGCGATTTCGTTTCGCAGCTTACGAAACATGCTATTCTTGGAAACCCTGCGTAAAATTAGGACTATATAGGGTTTataacataaactattttttcataaCCACTAGAGAACTCATTCGTAATTTTTGCGATTTTGTGACGTTTGGAATGCTTCAAAGCAACATCTATTCATTAACAGGGGGATCCTACATTCATTTGGAGTCACACAACAGGTAATCTTCGCTTTAGACGGTTTTTGTTTGTAGTTTTCATGGTTTGCTGTTAAATTGTCCTTTGGAACTGGCTTTGGTAGTTACGGTACGAAATGTGTTTGGTAGTTACGATACAAACTGAGTTTGGTACATACGTACCATACTTGACaaattttctgattttttgtgCTTGTAGCGTACGTACCAACACAAACCCTTGTTCCTGTCGTGTTTCTGTGAGACGGATAGAGGGGGTTGAATGAAACTGATTGATTGAGTCCTTGTTCGTCGTTTTCGATCAACtagagaaaccctaaaaatgCCCTTCACTATCcctaaaaaaatagttttcttCAAACTAATGGAGTGTTGGGGTTTTACTGGTGTAAGATACAAAACTTAGTTGCTTTGTGTGGTAGAATACGAACCCTAGCGTATTCGTTTTGTGTGATACGAAGAGTAGAGTCTTCGTTTCGTATTATACGAacgatagtttttttttttattgatttttgcaATTTTCCCGTGTTGTTGTAGACATAAGACACCACATCGCAATTTACGAAATGAAGTATATCAGGCTCATATCCTAGAATACGAAGTTTATGCGATTTCGTATTGTAGGTACCAAAACGAAACTAAGCCCAAAATTAggggtattttgggatttttgcgGGGTTAAAGAGCAACATgggggcctaaaaagcaatttttgactaaatggtttattttttattagtgggctctaaaaaaattaaataactcACATGGAGTATGTTTTCCGCACCCTCTGATTTTTCAAATATACCACCTCTCCTGCACTCCAAAAAGCGTGTATTCACCTTTTAGGATGTGAACACCCCTATACAAGAAATTTTAGGATTTCACACATTCACCTACTCGGAGGAGAAACCTCTTTTGATTCTTTTAAATTATagaatttgaaacttttttacTAGGACAATTTCGTATTCTTaagttgtttatattttttaaatagtggTGCTCCTCAAGATTTGAGTTGATGTAAGATATTGCATCCAAAATTGTGGATGATCCAGATGATTGGATTGTTGCAATGTTTGGCTTTGCATCAGCGAGAACATCCACAACTTTAGATGCAATGTCTTTCGATATGAAATTAACGATTAGGAATTCTTCCTATTCTCGATCCCAAGGTACTTCTAGAGGAAGAAAGGAGTCTTGGTTAAACGTTGAGCGcaaatttcttctttttgtaGATGCTCTTGAATAGCAGCTTTGGATTTGACTGAACTTGACTGAAGGAAAAAGGTACCAACCAACTATTTTTATTACGTCGACATGAGTTTTTGTATTAGTGAGAGAATCACGAGGTGCATCAATATCTGAAAAGTGTAAACAACTTAAGTAAAAAGAACTTTCTATTTAAAAAAGGTTTCAAGTTCTAGAATCTCAAACAAGTTTCACTTTCTTGAAGGTGAACATGTAAAATCCTGAAATTTCAGGTATATGGAATGTTCACATTTTAAAAGGTGAACGCGTATTCTAAAAGATAAATGTGTAAACTCTTGAAATTTCATGTATAGAGGATGTTCACATTCTAAAAGGTGAACTCGAGGAgagcatttttaaaaaattaggaGGCATGCGAGAAGGGGATATAGgatgagaaaaaaattatgtagAGTATATTATAGAGTTCTACCTAACACCAACAATCAAGCTGACCCTATCGGAGATCCACGAATGATGACTaaatcatatggtatgatggtGTTTTATCCATACGTTCAATAAGCCTTAGGAAAATAATTGTTTCACCCCTTATAAGTTTGAATGTATGGAGGAAACAATAATGTTGTGAAGAACACTTCtagatattttttgttgtttaaaagtGCATTTAATTGTGGAATGACAATACttgatttttaaatattgattacttaaaattcattcattttattttgtttatagaAAAATTGATAATAGCCACcagaaacttataaaaattatgTAAAATTCATTCTAACTAAATTCAAagcaaaaataacaattataaaTGCAAATTAAAGCACAAAATCTTAACTTCAAGTTAGaatgaatttttcttttctttcaagAAATGAAGGTGAACATAAGGTTTAAGAAATGAAGGTCGATCTTGTCACAAAGTGGTTGTTTGGTGTTAAAAGAGGTTAAAAGAGGTTGAAATATATTTGTCACAAATTCCGTCCCGAaaatattttgggacggaatttTCAACTATTGTGTGACGGATTTTTCCGTCCCAGattgaattttttctagtagtgcCTTGTGTTGGAGTTGGACCTAAAAAGGCCAATTAGTCCTATGGCACCACAGCAGCAAAGATTAATAGTTTTATTCATAGAGATATTTTTATCGTCCTATCAGTTATTCAAATATTGTCTGCTATTTAAGTAGTGGATCgcattttttccaaaaaaattttattttataatattcaccGATAACGGATATATAGAAATAAGACGCGCGATTAACCAATAGGATTGCAAAAGTAACTCTGTGGATACTCACTTGTTGTTACTACCATTACCATGTGAGCACACTGCCCCGTGGGTTTAGGGAGTGACAAATTTGAATaggaagagaaaaagaaagggaCAGTCAAAGCATTGGGATTTGTGAGTGAATGAATATATCAAACTCTTATTATACCCTGTCAATGTATGTGAAATACAAGATGATTGAATTGTAAACAGACAGACACACTTTTAATTTGTTGAATAAGTGACATGGGAGTTAGTGGTTGTGGGGTATATAATCCCTTATTTTTGTCAGAAATATTTATAAGTATAAGGAACACCCACCACAATCATGCTCACTACTAGCTTATTCACGACCCAGAAAATTTATATGTGCATCATTGAGTTTTTGGggtcatttcatttcattttaccccccctgcatGACAGCTCTTTCCACAATTCAACTTTACATATATAGATAGATGCTTCACCAACCTCAAAATAGGAAATGGATTAGATGCAGTACAGAGTTCAGATCTTTGATATCGTCCAATCAAGATGAACGGTTATGAtcttaatacaatttttttatatatatttaatataaattttgagGATAAAATAAATTAGACGATACATGTTCTTGGCCGCATGACTGCATGCTCATCCAAATgcacatatatataattcagATCCCTCAACATAATTTGAATCTTTAGCATTtcctaattatttttctttttcaaactttttccatattttggttttttgattagttttttttagtaaaagatGAATGGGGACGTTA
Coding sequences within it:
- the LOC123894287 gene encoding interferon-related developmental regulator 1, which codes for MGKRNSRTKAAAMFDSDDDSSVTSSSTARSDLMSVSGTEDVQFDQESVLDQALDALDEKRGSTRENAFSAIIDAFKSNMQHQFVEKKFATMLHQCLASIKKGSKKASAKEITLACHAIGCLTLTVGCSDNAREIFEECITHLDESLARTTDVMKAPSLLDCLAIITFVGGNDQEETERSMDIMWRVIHPKLGSNVVAVKPSAQLITAVVSAWSFLLSTAGNLKLNSKNWQSSITYLSSLLDKEDRSVRIAAGEALALIFEIGVIDKFSTEAKNVNDVPQEASKPQESYIFLQGLKGKVINQCKNLSAEAGGKGSAKKDLNSQRNLFRDILDFFEDGYAPEISMKIGGDSLQTSSWSQMIQLNFIKHFLGGGFIKHMQDNEFLHDVFGFSPKKKYLGNGEHRMSGGEKRLFRSPNSVLNKARTQLLNKQRVLSEGRNFGHYSVNMDET